CTTGGATTTTGTCTTATTGTACTCATCTTTGGATAGTACTTGTCCATTATCAAATCTAATAGCTTCTTCCTTAAATTCTTTATAAAAAAAGTATAAGAAAAATAATCTTTTGTTAATTTCATTACCTTGCAATGATATACCGTCATTTGTCTTTCCCTTTATTTGCAAGTTAAATTTTTTCATTATACTTGATATTTTTTTCATATCGTTTATTAATGTTGTTCTGCTTACATTTAATTCTTCAGCTAAATCATCAGTTTTAAAAGTGTTTTCCTCTCTTAAAAACTTTCTTACTAGATATTCAATGCGATCATTTGGAGTTACCAACCACTTAAAATTAACCTTATTATCTAGATATTTTTGTTGGGTTTCTAAAAATTTTAGCTTATCGTATAACTCAAGCTTATATCCCTTATCTTTATAATTTTCAATTTGAGCTACATTTCTATCAAGTACTTCATTTACTTGCTTAATGTAATTTCGTATAGTTCTTGTGCTAACTTCTAAGTTTTTTGCAAGCTCTTCTAAAGACAGGAACTCTTTTTCTTGTAAATTCATAATTAGAATCATTAATTTACTATCAATAGAAATTAGATTCATCTTGTCTTTTCTTCCCCCTTCTCCTTATATTTTTATATTAGAACTTTTTGATTAACTAATTAATACATACTTTTTCATAACTTTTGTGAAAAAGATATACTAATCAAAACTACTAATACTACATAATATAACTATTTTTAGAATTTTATTTCTATAAATAATTTACGATAAAATCAATAAAAGGCTGTGGTAAAGCGTTATTCTGCTCCATCTCAGCCTTTTTTAATGTATTTTTTATTTTATAATTTTTCTGCTATTATGCTCTTAACTCTTTTTGGTAATTCATCCATTTCTTCTTTAGTTAAATTTGCTGTTTCTATCATAGGATGGATAAAAAGTTCTACATCAGCAGGTCTTATCTTACTTCCATTTTGCTCCATTAACTTATAAGATCCTTTTATTGTAACTGGAACAATTGGAACTTTTGATTTAGTTGCTAACTTAAAACTTCCTGCCTTAAATTCACCTAACTTATCCCCCTTACTTCTAGTTCCTTCTGGGAAAATAACCATTGAAGTTCCTTTCTTAAGAAGTTTAATTCCCTCTACTATTGCCTCACCAGATTTTCTAACACTGCTTCTATCCATAAAAACACAGTCTATATACTTCATCCATATATGAACTATTGGAATCTTAGTTAAT
This sequence is a window from Clostridium sp. 'White wine YQ'. Protein-coding genes within it:
- a CDS encoding lysophospholipid acyltransferase family protein gives rise to the protein MFRTIIWFVHFALSLIGTIPKMIKYKGAVERGKTPEEIQGINEVVRKWALSQIKYSGARVTVHGEENVPKDRGVLFISNHQGNFDIPLFIGYIDKPKGFIAKIELTKIPIVHIWMKYIDCVFMDRSSVRKSGEAIVEGIKLLKKGTSMVIFPEGTRSKGDKLGEFKAGSFKLATKSKVPIVPVTIKGSYKLMEQNGSKIRPADVELFIHPMIETANLTKEEMDELPKRVKSIIAEKL